The window TGGCCGTGAGTTCGAAGCTCGCCACCGCCCGGTAATAACGCGGCAACTGGAAACTGGCGAGCCGCTCGCGCGCCCACGCGTGCAGGATGTTCCAGTCCACCGGTTCTTCCTTGAACTGCACGTTGAGCAGGATATCCTGTTCGCCGATCGGTGACGCCACGCCGATCGCAGCGCTCGCGCGAATGGCCGGATGCGCCGCGAAGATGCGCTCGATCTCCCACGCCGAAACGTTCTCGCCGCGCACGCGCATGCTGTCCGTTTGCCGGCCGATGAAGAATAAATCGCCGTCGGCGTCGCGCCGCGCGCGATCGCCCGTGTGCAAGCGGCCGCTGCGCAGGGCGGCGCTCGTCGCGTCGGGATTCTTGAGGTATGCCGGCAGGAACGTGCCTTCCACCTTGCTCGACAGCACGATCTCGCCCGCTTCGCCCTCCTTCACCGGCTGGCCGTTTTCATCGAGCAGTTCGATCTCCATCCATGGCAGCGCGCGACCGATCGACCCCGGCTTGCCCGTTGCGTTCGCAGTCGCAAAACTGGAGCATTCGGTCATGCCGTAGCACTCTCGCAAGCGCACGTTGAGCCGCTCCTGCACCGGCGCCCAGGCCGAGGCGCTCACACCCGCGCCCCACGCGACGCGCAACGTGTGCCTCTCGGGCTGGGCGTCCGGCGGCAACTGCATGAGGATATCGAGCACGCCCCCGAGATAGTGCAGTTGCGTGGCGCCCGCGCGCTCGATCTGCGGCCAGAACTGCGAGGCCGAGAAGCGCGGCACCGCGTGCAGGCTCACCGTTTCGAGAAACGGCAGCAACAGCATCTGCGCGCCGCCGATATGGCACAGCGGCTCCCACAGGAACATTCGGTCGCCTTCGCGCACATCGGCGACGCGCAGCGCGGCCTCACCCGCAATGCGCATCATCCGATGCGTGAAGATCACCCCCTTCGGCGCGCCCGTCGTGCCTGATGTATAGATGATGCACAGCGGATCGTGCACACCGATATCCGGGCTCGTGAATGCACTACTTGCTTTTCGCGTGTCGAACGCGGGCAAACGCACGCGCCGTGTGGTCCCGCAGTCGATCGTCGCAGAAGCGGCGTCGAACTCGTCCTCGATGATGAGGAGCTTCGGTTCGGCGTGCTGCACCAGATATTCGACGCCCGCGGCGCGCAACTTCGTATTCACCGGTACCCACACGAGCCCGCTCAGCACGAGTGCATAGATCAGATGCACGTGCGCCGCGCTGTTGCCGAGCATAACGGCGACGCGATCGCCCGGAGCGAGTCCCTCTTCCGCGAACCAGCACTGTAGATGCGCGACGTGCCGCGCGATGTCGTCGCAGGTAATCGCCTCATCGTCGAAGTGCGCGACGGTGCGCGCCGGGTCGCGGCGCAGTCCGGCCGCGAGCAGTGGCACGCAGTCGAGTTCGTCGTCTGCGTGGCGATGAGCGAAGTATTCCGTATAGCGATGCATAGGGTTACCGATTGAGAAGCCCGTGACTCAGCGCGCGCGGCGCTTGAGCCAGGAAGAAACCGCCACGACGAGCGCGATGAGAA is drawn from Caballeronia sp. NK8 and contains these coding sequences:
- a CDS encoding AMP-binding protein — translated: MHRYTEYFAHRHADDELDCVPLLAAGLRRDPARTVAHFDDEAITCDDIARHVAHLQCWFAEEGLAPGDRVAVMLGNSAAHVHLIYALVLSGLVWVPVNTKLRAAGVEYLVQHAEPKLLIIEDEFDAASATIDCGTTRRVRLPAFDTRKASSAFTSPDIGVHDPLCIIYTSGTTGAPKGVIFTHRMMRIAGEAALRVADVREGDRMFLWEPLCHIGGAQMLLLPFLETVSLHAVPRFSASQFWPQIERAGATQLHYLGGVLDILMQLPPDAQPERHTLRVAWGAGVSASAWAPVQERLNVRLRECYGMTECSSFATANATGKPGSIGRALPWMEIELLDENGQPVKEGEAGEIVLSSKVEGTFLPAYLKNPDATSAALRSGRLHTGDRARRDADGDLFFIGRQTDSMRVRGENVSAWEIERIFAAHPAIRASAAIGVASPIGEQDILLNVQFKEEPVDWNILHAWARERLASFQLPRYYRAVASFELTASERIRKHLLPRSVDDAWDRMGEARV